TGGGCGGCGACGGCGGCGGCCGAGTCGGCGATGGTGTAGCTCTCGACGGCGTAGCGTTCGAGCAGGTCGGCGAGTTCGGCGGGGGCGTAGCGGTGCCGGTCGCGCAGGACGAGCCGGAGCTGGGCGGCGGCCTCGCGGTGGGCGCCCGTGGAGGCGGCGTCCTTCGCCGCGTCGGGGCCGTAGCGGGCGATGGCGTCCTGGTCGCCGGCCTGGGCCGCATGGTGGACGATCCGGGCGGCGTCGGATCCGGGTCGGGCGACGAGAGCCGCGAGAACGGCCCGGTTGAGGCCGATGCGGCGGGCGGCGGGCAGGGAGTCGGCCACGGCCCGGCGGATCAGCTCGTGCCGGAACGCCACCCGTTCCGGGGTGACGGTGAGCAGGCCGCGCTGCTCGGCGGCGGCCAGGACGGACACGCCGTCGGTGAGCGGGCCGTGCCGGTCCGCCGCCAGGGCGGACACCCCGGTCGCGAACGGACCGGGTTCCTGCGGCGCCGGGAGGGACGTCCCGTCCGTGAGCAGCGCGTCGACCAGCGAGCGTTCCACGGCCGAGGGAACGACGGCCAACTGCTCCAACGCGTCCACGGTGGCGCCGGGCAGACCTCGCAGCCGGGCGAGCACGGCGTCGACGACGGTCGGGGGCACCCTCCCGGTGCCACCGGCGGCGACGATCTCGGCGACGAAGAAGGGGTTGCCGTTCGTGACGGCGTACACCTGGGCGGGGTCGGCGCGGCCGGCGCTGAGGGTGCGTACGGCGTCGAGGGACAGGCGGGACAGCGGCAGCCGGTGCACGCGGGGCGCCCGGGACACCTGGCCGAGCAGCTGCCGTAGGGGATGCTCACGGCTCAACTCGTCGTCCCGGTAGGTCAGGACGATCAGGGCGGGCAGCCGTTCCATCCGCCGGACGAGGAAGCGCAGGGCGTCCAGGGAGGCCTCGTCGGCCCAGTGGACGTCCTCGACGACGAGTACCGCTCCGCGTAGTTCTTCGAGCAGCGCCTCGTGGACGCGATGGCGGTCGCCGCCCGCCGTCACGGCACCGGCCAGTTCGCCGCCGACGCTGCCGATCAGGTCGCGGAAGGGGCCCAGCGGCCTGCGGGTGGCGAGGTCGTCGCACTCGCCGACGAGGATCCGGGTGCCGTCCGGCAGATGGCCGGGAAGGGCCTTGACCAGGCTCGACTTGCCGATACCGGCCTCTCCGAAGACGAGCACCACGGATCCGGCCCCGTCCGCCGCCTCCCGCGCGGCCGAGGCCAGTCGCGCCAGCTCGGGCTCCCGCTCGAGGATCCCCCACTCCACGCGCCCGATTCTGCCACCGGGGACGCCGGAAGGCCCTGCTCCACCGACCTTCCGATTCCCTGGGCGCGACTCCGAGCACGTCGTCGAGGTCGGCTGTGGTTCGGCAGGGACGGAGGGGGCGGGTTGTATGGGCGTACGGCTTCGGCGCGAGGGCGCGGGGAGCGCGACTCCGCGACTCCGCGACCAGCCACGATGTGCCGCATCCTGGGTGGCGCCGGGGCCGCTCACCCCGGCGAACGGTCGAGTGAGCTCCCCCAGGGCGCGGGCGTCTTACACGGCTCCCGTCACCTTGGCGACGAAGGCGGCGAGGTTCGTCACCGTCCGCCGGATCTTCTCGTCCAGGGTGAGCGTCTCGTGCAGCCGCGCGCCGGCGCCCGCGTCTTTCTTGCCCCGCACATACAGCGAGCAGGCGAGGTCGTCGCACATGTAGGCGCCGACCGAGTTGCCCTGCTGCCCTGCCTTGCCCGCCCTCGGCGCGACCATCAGGGAGACCCCGCCGGAGTGGGTGGTCAGGCACAACGAGCACATGCTGCGCCGCGTCTGCCAGGAACCGGCGGTGGAGCCGCGCAGCGCGAGGGCTGTCGGACGGCCGTCCAGCGCGGCCACCAGGTAGCCGCGGTCGGGGGCCTGCGGATCGCGCCAGCCGAGGAAGTCCAGGTCCTCCCACGGACGCTCGGCCAGGTCACGCGGCACGGACAGTCGCTTCGCCTCGCCCTTGGTGCAGTTCACGAAGGCGGCACGGATCTCTTGCTCGGTCAGCGGTTCCATAGCCTCACGCTAGTTTGCCTAAACACTTTAGGCAAATGCATAATCGTTCCCGGCAAACGAGAGGACTGCTATGGCACGGGTTGGGCTGACCGCGGAGCGACTGGTCCGAGCGGGCGCGGAGCTGGCCGACGAGGTGGGCTTCGAGCAGGTGACCGTCTCGGAGCTGGCCCGGCGGTTCGGCGTCAAGGTCGCGAGCCTGTACTCGCACGTGAAGAACTCCCAGGACCTCAAGACCCGGATCGCCCTGTTCGCCCTGGAGGAGCTCGCCGACCTCTCCGCCGACGCCGTGGCCGGACGGGCCGGCAAGGACGCCCTCACCGCCTTCGCGAACGTCTACCGCGACTACGCCCACGCACACCCCGGCCGTGCCGCCGCCGCCCGGCTCAGGCTCGACCCCGAGACCGCGGCGGCCAGTGCGGGCGTACGGCACGCGCAGATGACGCGGGCGATCCTGCGCGGCTACGACCTGCCCGAACCGGACCAGACCCATGCCGTACGGCTGCTGGGCAGCACCTTCCACGGCTACGCGAGCCTCGAGGGGGCAGGAGGGTTCAGCCACAGCTCCCCCGACTCCGAGGAGTCCTGGACACGGATCCTGGACGCCCTCGACGCGCTGCTGCGCAACTGGCCCACCCCTCCTTCGACAGGCTGAGGACATGCACGACTGGATCACCACACCCGTCACCGCCGACCTGCTGCGCGGCGCCCTCGACGTGGAGCACACCGAGCACGGTGTGCTGCCGCACCGGCTGCCCGCCCGCGCCCGTGCCCAGAACACCGACGGGCAGTTGGCGATGGCCGAGTCCCAGCCCTCCGGGGTACGGCTGGTCTTCCGGACCCGGGCCACCGCGGTGGAGCTGGACGCGCTGCCGACCAAACGGACCTACGTGGGTGCGCCGCCCCGGCCCCACGGCGTGTACGACCTGGTTGTCGACGGCCGGCCGGCCGGGCAGGGCAGGGTGCTCAGCGGCAATGTCATCACCGTCGACATGGCCGCGGGGACGTCCGAAACGCGGCCCGGGCCGCACGGCACCGTCCGTTTCGACGGGCTGTCCGGCGAGGTCAAGGACGTCGAGATCTGGCTGCCGCACAACGAGACCACCGAGCTGATCGCCCTGCGCACCGACGCCCCCGTCGAGACCGCGCCGCCCACTGATCGCCGGGTGTGGCTGCACCACGGCAGCTCCATCAGCCACGGCTCCGACGCGGCGAGCTCCAGGAACACCTGGCCCGCGGTCGCCGCGACGCTGGGCGGGGTGGAGCTGATCAACCTGGGCCTGGCCGGGAGTGCGCTGCTCGACCCGTTCACCGCGCGGGCCGTACGGGACACACCCGCCGATCTGATCAGCGTCAAGATCGGTATCAACATCGTCAACCACGACCTGATGCGGCTGCGCGCCTTCGGTCCCGCGGTGCACGGCTTCCTCGACACGATCCGCGAGGGCCACCCGGACACGCCGCTGCTGGTCGTCTCGCCCATCCTGTGCCCGATGCACGAGGACACCCCGGGGCCCTGCTTCCCGGACTTCAGCGAGCTCGGCGAGGGCAGGCTGCGATTCAGGACGCTGGGCGACCCGGCGGAACGCGCGAGCGGGAAGCTGACCCTCCAGGTGATCCGCGAGGAGCTGGCCCGGATCGTGAAGCAGAGGGCCGCCGAGGACCCGAACCTGCACTACCTCGACGGGCGCGAGCTGTACGGGGAGAACGACTCGGCGGAGCTGCCGCTACCGGACGGCCTGCATCCGGACGCGGCGACGCACCGGCGGATGGGGGAACGGTTCGCGGGGGCGGTGTTCGGGTCCGACGGTGTGTTCGGCAGCGACTGAAGCGGCAGGCCGAGAGAGCTAACCCCTGCGCTTCGGCTTGCCGCGTCGGGCGCCCGCGCCCTTTGAGCCGCCGGACCCGCCTCGGAAACCCTTGGCGGCGCCGGAGGATCCCCGTGCCGCGCCCTTCCCCGCACCCGCCGCGGGCTTGCGGCCGGCGCCCTTCTCGGGCCGTTGCCTGCGCTCCGGCTCAGGCTGGGTGCGACCCCGTGAGCTGTTGACCGTCCGCCCCCGGACGATGCCGATGAAGTCCTCGACCATGTCCGTCGTGGCGTCCTCCCGCCAGGACAGGGCGATGTCGGACTGCGGGGCGTCGGTGACCGGGCGGTAGGTGAGGTCACGGCGGTGGTGGAGGCGGGCCAGCGACTGGGGGACGACGAGGACGCCGATGTTCGCCGCCACGAGCTCGATCGCGTCCGCCGTGGTGACGGGGCGTTCGAAGGCCGGTTCGCCGGGCGGCTGGTCCCAGCCGATGACGTCGTCGAGGGGGTGGAGGACGACCTCGTCGGCCAGGTCCTCCAGGGTCACCTCCTCCGCCGCGGTCACCACGTGGTCCTTGGGGACCACGACGACCGACGTCTCGGTGTAGAGGGGGATCGCGCTGAACACCGTACGGTCGACCGGCAGCCGTACGAGACCGGCGTCCGCGCCGCCGTCGCGCAACACG
This portion of the Streptomyces canus genome encodes:
- a CDS encoding FBP domain-containing protein; translated protein: MEPLTEQEIRAAFVNCTKGEAKRLSVPRDLAERPWEDLDFLGWRDPQAPDRGYLVAALDGRPTALALRGSTAGSWQTRRSMCSLCLTTHSGGVSLMVAPRAGKAGQQGNSVGAYMCDDLACSLYVRGKKDAGAGARLHETLTLDEKIRRTVTNLAAFVAKVTGAV
- a CDS encoding TetR/AcrR family transcriptional regulator — its product is MARVGLTAERLVRAGAELADEVGFEQVTVSELARRFGVKVASLYSHVKNSQDLKTRIALFALEELADLSADAVAGRAGKDALTAFANVYRDYAHAHPGRAAAARLRLDPETAAASAGVRHAQMTRAILRGYDLPEPDQTHAVRLLGSTFHGYASLEGAGGFSHSSPDSEESWTRILDALDALLRNWPTPPSTG
- a CDS encoding GDSL-type esterase/lipase family protein; translated protein: MHDWITTPVTADLLRGALDVEHTEHGVLPHRLPARARAQNTDGQLAMAESQPSGVRLVFRTRATAVELDALPTKRTYVGAPPRPHGVYDLVVDGRPAGQGRVLSGNVITVDMAAGTSETRPGPHGTVRFDGLSGEVKDVEIWLPHNETTELIALRTDAPVETAPPTDRRVWLHHGSSISHGSDAASSRNTWPAVAATLGGVELINLGLAGSALLDPFTARAVRDTPADLISVKIGINIVNHDLMRLRAFGPAVHGFLDTIREGHPDTPLLVVSPILCPMHEDTPGPCFPDFSELGEGRLRFRTLGDPAERASGKLTLQVIREELARIVKQRAAEDPNLHYLDGRELYGENDSAELPLPDGLHPDAATHRRMGERFAGAVFGSDGVFGSD
- a CDS encoding LysR substrate-binding domain-containing protein, translated to MTDSPEPPSFRLAYVPGVTPAKWVRIWHERLPDVPLELLQVSAAEASDVLRDGGADAGLVRLPVDRTVFSAIPLYTETSVVVVPKDHVVTAAEEVTLEDLADEVVLHPLDDVIGWDQPPGEPAFERPVTTADAIELVAANIGVLVVPQSLARLHHRRDLTYRPVTDAPQSDIALSWREDATTDMVEDFIGIVRGRTVNSSRGRTQPEPERRQRPEKGAGRKPAAGAGKGAARGSSGAAKGFRGGSGGSKGAGARRGKPKRRG